A section of the Terriglobales bacterium genome encodes:
- the lexA gene encoding transcriptional repressor LexA — translation MAITRRQKQVYDFISDFVARNGYSPSFEEIGEGLGLSSLATVHKHISNLEKKGLLKRDYNRSRSIDVIPPKGGLKKTMAPPPLTLPLMGRIAAGRPIEAVENPETLSLSDFAGSKDVYVLKVVGESMQDEHIVEGDYVIVESAKTARDGEIVVALVEGSDATLKRIYREGEKIRLQPSNTRMQPIVVPAHTVEVQGRVIGVLRKY, via the coding sequence ATGGCTATTACGCGGCGCCAGAAACAGGTTTACGACTTCATTTCCGATTTCGTGGCGCGGAACGGCTACTCCCCTTCGTTTGAGGAGATCGGCGAAGGCCTGGGCCTGAGTTCGCTGGCCACCGTCCACAAACATATCTCCAACCTCGAAAAGAAGGGCCTGCTCAAGCGCGACTACAACCGAAGCCGGTCGATTGATGTCATCCCGCCTAAGGGCGGTTTGAAGAAGACCATGGCTCCCCCGCCGCTGACCTTGCCACTGATGGGCCGGATCGCTGCGGGGCGCCCGATCGAAGCCGTTGAGAATCCAGAGACGCTGTCTCTATCCGATTTCGCAGGTTCCAAAGACGTCTACGTCCTGAAGGTTGTTGGCGAATCCATGCAGGACGAGCACATCGTCGAGGGCGACTACGTGATCGTCGAAAGCGCCAAAACAGCCCGCGACGGCGAGATCGTGGTAGCCCTGGTAGAAGGATCGGATGCGACCCTGAAGCGTATCTATCGCGAAGGCGAAAAGATCCGGCTACAACCGTCGAATACTAGGATGCAGCCTATCGTAGTTCCCGCGCATACCGTCGAGGTGCAGGGAAGAGTGATTGGAGTTCTCAGGAAGTACTAG